GCGGTACCCCCCGATTTATTGCTCGTGCGCAGGGCCCTTATTTTTGGGATGCCGACGGTAAGCGCTATGTTGATCTCATCATGTCTTGGGGCCCAATGATTGTTGGGCATGCAAACCCTGAGGTAGTGGAAGCAGTGCAACGCGCAGCGACTCAGAGTTTTAGTTACGGCGCTCCCACCGCAGGGGAGATTGATCTTGCTGAGCGCATTTGCGAGTTGATGCCAGCTATTGAGCAAATTCGTTTGGTCTCAAGTGGTACTGAAGCGACTATGAGCGCTTTACGCTTGGCTAGGGGGTATACCAATCGTGATTTGATTATTAAGTTTGAAGGCTGTTACCACGGCCACGCGGATAGCCTGTTAGTCAAAGCCGGCTCTGGTTTATTGACCTTTGCCGATTCCACGAAGAATGCTCCCTCATCGGGCGGGGTGCCTCAAGATTTGGTTAAGCACACCTTAGTGCTCCCCTATAACGATGTTGGCGCTTTGGAAGAAGCTTTTAAGCGCCATGGCGATCATGTTGCCGCTTTAATTTTGGAACCGATTGCAGGCAACATGAACCTAATTCGTGCGACCCCTGAGTTCGTGAAGGCAATTCGTTCGCTCACCCAGCAATATGGTGCTGTATTGATTTACGACGAGGTAATGACAGGATTTCGGGTGGCCCTGGGCGGCACCCAATCCTTGCATGGCATTAAGCCTGATTTAACCTGCCTTGGGAAGGTTATGGGTGGCGGTATGCCCATGGCAGCCTTTGGAGGTAAGCGAAAGATCATGACAAAACTTGCCCCCTTGGGTAACGTCTATCAAGCGGGCACCTTATCTGGTAACCCCGTTGCGGTAGCTGCGGGAGCGAAGACCTTGGAGATCATCTCGCGCCCTGGATTTTTTGAGTGCCTGACCGAGCAAACCAAAAAATTGATGGCAGGATTACAGCAAGAGGCCGATCGAGCCAAGATCCCATTCTCGGTCGACAGTGTTGGTGGTATGTTTGGGTTCTATTTTTCGCAAACAGTGCCAACTTCATATGAAGCAGTTACAAAAACTGATATTGAAGCCTTCAAACGTTTCTTTCATGCAATGTTAGAAGAAGGTGTTTACCTGGCTCCTTCTGCCTATGAGGCTGGATTTACATCGATTGCGCACGATAATGCTGTGGTCGATGAGATTATTCGCGCTGCTCAAAAATCATTTCAGAAGATTTAATACGCTCACATCCGTAGCGGATGATCGTAACCCGCCACACTAATGGTCTTGATTGAAAGCGATTGACGACCCCCGACCAAACCTTTTGGGTTCATGGTTTCTAAATGATCGAGGTCGATTGCGGTTAATGTGCCACCCCATACGCAACCGGTGTCAATTCCAATGACGCCTTGATGATTGAGTAAGCCAAGTGTTGACCAGTGACCAAAGACGATCGGAATCGATTTTGTTTTACGATTGGTAGTCTCAAACCATGGGATATAGCCAGCGGGGCCACTTTCTAGCCCTTCTTTGCTCTTAAACTCCATTTCGCCCTCTGGGGTGCAAAACCGAATGCGGGTCAGGGTATTGGTGATTAAACGTAAACGATCGAATCCAATTAATTTTGGATCCCAGTAGTTGGGAGTATTGCCATACATCTGGGCTAAGAAATCGCGATACTTCTTATGACGTAAAGCGGTTTCAACTTCATGGGCTAATGACAGTGTGCGTTTTAGGCTCCATTGCGGTAGTACGCCAGCATGCACCAGCAAGACCTTACCATTACTCAGTGCCATGGGTCGGTATCTTAACCAGTCGATGAGCTCACGACGATCAGGGGCTGCCAAAATATCATCAATCGTATCGAGCGGTTTGGTATCGCGAAGCCCTGCATCACATGCTAATAAGTTCAGATCATGATTCCCCAAAAGGCATTCGGCAACCCCATCTTCTTGAAGTTGCTTTAAACGCCGCAAGGCTCCCAATGAGTCTGGACCACGATTGACGAGATCCCCCAAGAAAATTAATTTAGAACCTTGGGGGAGTTTCTTGATGAGTTGATTGAGGGGCCTCAAACATCCTTGTACATCACCAATCGCAAAGACGCGAGTCATCTTAAGCCACTTTTTTCACAACGTTGTAGCGAATCAAGGTCGCCTTACGGGCTTCATCATGATCGACGATGGGGCGTGGATAGTCCTTATCTAAAACAATACCTGCTGCCTCAAGTTCAAGCTGGCCCGCAAGCCAGGGCGCATGAATTGACTTATTGGATAGCTTTTCTAGGGCGGGAATGTAGCGGCGGATAAATTTACCATCGCTATCAAAGCGCTCAGACTGGGTGATGGGGTTAAAGATACGGAAGTAGGGCTGAGCATCGCAACCGGAGGACGAAGCCCATTGCCAACCACCATTATTGGAGGCAAACTCAAAATCGTTCAGATGCTCCGCAAAGTACTGCTCACCCCAGCGCCAATCAATACCCAAGTCTTTGCATAAAAAACTAGCCACAACCATTCGTAATCGATTATGCATGTAGCCCGACTGATTAAGCTGATGCATGGCTGCATCGACTAGTGGGTAGCCAGTTTGACCATCGCACCAGGCTTTAAATAGTTTTTGTGCCTTAGATCCTTGCTCCCAAACAATCTTGTCATAGTCGGGTTTGAAAGATTGACCGCCGGCAAGGCGAGGATGATTAGCCAAAATCATGAAATAGAAGTCACGCCAAATCAGTTCACTCAGCCAAGTGCTTGCACCAAGGCTACCTGCAATCATTCTTCGATGGGCTTCGCGTACCAAGCCCCGGATCGATAGGAGACCAAAGCGTAAGTAAGTCGAGAGGTAGCTGACCCCTTTGGTTGCTGGGAAGTCCCGGCCAATGTTGTATTGATCAATTCGTTTTAGAAAGTCACTCAAAAAGAGTTCGGCACCTCGCTGACCAGGCGGGAGGTATTTTTCAATGCCAGTTGTTCTAAATCCCATCGACTCGAGTGTGGGGATGCCAGTATCGATGGTCTTGGGAATGGGGGCATATCGACCCTGTAAGCCAGCATGAGGTAGATCACAGACAAGGGGCTCAAGATCCGATGGATTGAGTTTCTTAAGCCATGCATTCTTATATGGGGTGAAGACTGAGAATACTGTCTCAGAGTTAGTTAACACTTCGGTCTTCTCAAAAATAACCTGATCTTTAAAATGTTGGAACTGAATCCCATCTCTTTCAAGCTTTTGCGCAATGGCCTCATCGCGCAAAATTGCTGAGGGTTCATAATCATGGTTGGTAAAGACTGCTTGTACACCAAGTTGTTTAGCCAAGACAGGGATTAGTTCGATTGGATTGCCATGACGGGCAATGATTCCGCCCCCTTGGGCTCTTAATGTTTGATCCAGATCTTCAATCGTTTGCCAAATAAAATCTACCCTACGATCAAAGCCCTTGCCCTTGGTGAGTAAAGGGTCAAGAATTGAGGTATCAAAGATAAAAGAAACCCAGACCTGTTGATGCTGTCTTAGGGCGTGATGAAGGGCCGCCTGATCATAGAGGCGTAAATCACGTCGAAGCCATACCAATACACTTGTCATAGACTCTATCTTATTCGGGAATGCGATTTTGATTATGATGCCCCTATGGATAGCCTATTTTTTATTACCTCGAAAATTGTTCAATTCGTAATTGAGCCTTTAAACCT
This genomic window from Polynucleobacter sp. MWH-UH24A contains:
- the hemL gene encoding glutamate-1-semialdehyde 2,1-aminomutase; amino-acid sequence: MSQNEQLFARAQKTIPGGVNSPVRAFRQVGGTPRFIARAQGPYFWDADGKRYVDLIMSWGPMIVGHANPEVVEAVQRAATQSFSYGAPTAGEIDLAERICELMPAIEQIRLVSSGTEATMSALRLARGYTNRDLIIKFEGCYHGHADSLLVKAGSGLLTFADSTKNAPSSGGVPQDLVKHTLVLPYNDVGALEEAFKRHGDHVAALILEPIAGNMNLIRATPEFVKAIRSLTQQYGAVLIYDEVMTGFRVALGGTQSLHGIKPDLTCLGKVMGGGMPMAAFGGKRKIMTKLAPLGNVYQAGTLSGNPVAVAAGAKTLEIISRPGFFECLTEQTKKLMAGLQQEADRAKIPFSVDSVGGMFGFYFSQTVPTSYEAVTKTDIEAFKRFFHAMLEEGVYLAPSAYEAGFTSIAHDNAVVDEIIRAAQKSFQKI
- a CDS encoding symmetrical bis(5'-nucleosyl)-tetraphosphatase — translated: MTRVFAIGDVQGCLRPLNQLIKKLPQGSKLIFLGDLVNRGPDSLGALRRLKQLQEDGVAECLLGNHDLNLLACDAGLRDTKPLDTIDDILAAPDRRELIDWLRYRPMALSNGKVLLVHAGVLPQWSLKRTLSLAHEVETALRHKKYRDFLAQMYGNTPNYWDPKLIGFDRLRLITNTLTRIRFCTPEGEMEFKSKEGLESGPAGYIPWFETTNRKTKSIPIVFGHWSTLGLLNHQGVIGIDTGCVWGGTLTAIDLDHLETMNPKGLVGGRQSLSIKTISVAGYDHPLRM
- a CDS encoding deoxyribodipyrimidine photo-lyase, whose product is MTSVLVWLRRDLRLYDQAALHHALRQHQQVWVSFIFDTSILDPLLTKGKGFDRRVDFIWQTIEDLDQTLRAQGGGIIARHGNPIELIPVLAKQLGVQAVFTNHDYEPSAILRDEAIAQKLERDGIQFQHFKDQVIFEKTEVLTNSETVFSVFTPYKNAWLKKLNPSDLEPLVCDLPHAGLQGRYAPIPKTIDTGIPTLESMGFRTTGIEKYLPPGQRGAELFLSDFLKRIDQYNIGRDFPATKGVSYLSTYLRFGLLSIRGLVREAHRRMIAGSLGASTWLSELIWRDFYFMILANHPRLAGGQSFKPDYDKIVWEQGSKAQKLFKAWCDGQTGYPLVDAAMHQLNQSGYMHNRLRMVVASFLCKDLGIDWRWGEQYFAEHLNDFEFASNNGGWQWASSSGCDAQPYFRIFNPITQSERFDSDGKFIRRYIPALEKLSNKSIHAPWLAGQLELEAAGIVLDKDYPRPIVDHDEARKATLIRYNVVKKVA